The following nucleotide sequence is from Drosophila kikkawai strain 14028-0561.14 chromosome 2L, DkikHiC1v2, whole genome shotgun sequence.
tcaaattttttcaaaaaatcgaCGCCAATTATATCTCCAAAAGATAGTAAGTGGGCGCTGGGACGAGAGCTAGCTTTGTGGATGGCTAGAGATTTGCTACCATTTCATATAATTTGTCACAGTGGACTTAaagactttttaaaaaaatatagagttGTGGCAACTGATGCTGACATTCCACACTACAAAACGCTGTCAACAACTGCACTAGACGATGTGTATGAATGCATTTTACGAGCAGTTACACGGATAGTATCTGGACAAAAACATTTTGCCTTAACTTTCGACTTGTGGACAGATAACTATAGAAGAAGAAGTTATATAACGTTCACCTTCCATTTTCTGTCAGCGAATTTTGAGATGAAGCATTTAACGctggaaacaaaatatttgtcaaaATCGCACACGGCAAGTAACATTTTAACAGAGGTGGAAGAAGTTACTCAAATGTATAATTTGCAAATGGGATCTAATTATGTCGTAACCGACCAAGGCAGCAATATCAAAAAAGCTATTAATTTGGGGTGTATAAAAAACCACTTCTGCCTTGGACATGGACTACATAATTTGCTAAATGTTGATGGTTACAATTCAGAGccggaaattaaaaatttgattgtgaagtgcaaaaatattgtgaGTGCCTTACGATTCAAGACACATGTTTTGAGATGTCAAGCTGACGAACTTCAAAAGGAAGTTTTGTCAAATATCGACAATTTAGAAGAACTGCTGGCATCCGAAGATAATGAATGGGTCGACTACGATGATGATTTTGGCCCGTTAGATGATGTTCCCTTGCAAACTTACAAGAATATTAACAACCCTAATGACTTACAAAGTAGTTTGGTGGACAAGAGAAATGTTTCACTTAAGAACTCGGTCCCAACAAGGTGGCACAGCGTGTTAACAATGTTAGACAGTCTTGGGTGCCAAAGAGCCGCATTAAATAAGTTGCTCACAAGCAGCAATAAGactcatttaatattattagaaaatgAAGCACagcttttatataaattatgcgacttcttaaaaaaatttaaagatgcAGTTACCGTTTTGTCTGGAGATTTGTATCCATCAATAAGTCTTGCGTTAGTGATAAGAACTGAAatcgtctcaatattggaagaacCTGAGAACAATGAGCCGCTTGCTTTGACTCTCATGAAAagccatataaaaaatagatttgatTCAAGGTTCCCGATATCGGATATACTAGTCTGCGCATCCCTATTAGATCCGCGATTCAACTCACTTGATTGTGTGTTGGAGTATTGCGAgaaacaaagtttaaaaagaaacgattttttgttaaaaatgtttaaagagCTGATTGGAGATGTTGAACAAGATAGCGATCAGCAGCAAGAGTCTCATTCTGCAAGCAAAATCTTAAAGCTTGCTCAACGGCATTCGACCAATACCAAAGATAACAATTTGGAAGCTGAATGCCATCTACTCCTAAGCTTATCTTCATGTCAAGACGTATTGACATTTTGGAAGGAAAAGGCACCTGCAATGCCCTTACTTTCGATGCTGGCACAAAAAGTGTTGTGTATTCCTGCAACGAGCACTCCAAGTGAGCGAGTTTTTTCTATTGCTGGTCTTACAATTACGCAGAAACGGTCGCAGCTCAGTCCTCACAAcgtaaataaagtaatttttatacatGACAATTACGACACTTGCAAAGAaagtttaacttaaatttacaaattgaagAGATAAAAATGAACTGAATTGAAAACTGAACATTAATTATGTGAATTATGAATGAAACTTATTCAAGTCAAGGAAAAAGActgctatttttatgtttatttttatttgttacttaatttttatttattttcatttcatttacccAATTAATTTACTCacttatgttcattttattgttattgttaataaaGGCGTTATAAACTGatataatacaataatactaattttatttaatttgaaaaaaatctgtacgccgccgccgccgattctttctgactactacgccgccgccgccgagtcattttgacctctacgccgccgccgaagtctttaaccatcggcgtaaacctctactATGTACGATGTGCGGATCGAGACGTTTACTAAAATTAAAGGAGACATTGAAACACTGATGGAGTTCAACTTGCGGCTGATTGGACGCCAACACTTACTGAACGGCACAATTGTAAATCATGTGGACTTTGATGATACTTTCGAAATTTTCAGCCATGTCGAGTCATTTGTAAACGGAGAGTGGAAGGCTTCGCCCATGGCTGTACGACTTAAAGTCTGCGCATTCATGGACAGAATTTATGGAAAATACTGGGAGTCCTCTTTGAAGGATTCTAACATGCCCATAGGCAAAGAGGCATGTCCGTTTAAAAAGGGTGAATACCACATAAAGAATGTTGAGTTTCACGCAGATAATTGGGCAACATACGCCAAACGAGGTCAAAATATGATCGAACTTCgcattttgaaaaataacatAACATATGGGGGTTTTGTGAGTACTGGATTCTTAATAGATCGTAACATTTGAGCCAAAAAGATGGCCATATACTCTGGAAAATGGTAATTGGTCTAAATAACTgaatttttgttgctgttaaAGTAATCATgacataatattttaattggaaatatattatttatttattggctACATATGTTAAACATTTagttaatgaaaataaaggACAACTACACTGGCAATATAcatgtttgtttttgtattctCCACAAAACCAATTTTGCTGAATTTTCAAGGCTAAATTTTAGTAGCATTgcatttaagaaatattaatattcaaGAAATTCAAAAGAGCATTAAGGAAGGTATTCCTTTTTTAATGTATTGAATTTTCTCAGAAGAAGCTTCGTTTTGGGGCTTGAATTACCCAAAATGATTCTTTGTTCCTTAGACACCCTTTTGTCACGTGAATCTGCTTACCCTACATCAACGTTCAACGGGTTCATTTGGGCCACTCGAGTGCAGGCAAGCAACGAGGCCTCAAGTTTCCTAAGTCCCACAAGCTTACCCCTTCGTCGGCACTGGTCGCTGGTGCAACTCGAATGCGTTTCGTGTAATTATTTGGCTTTTGGAATTCGACAAACTCGttttaagctttttgttt
It contains:
- the LOC138929678 gene encoding uncharacterized protein, with product MRNEMSLKFLKSLLFLAIAIVGFVRAMYDVRIETFTKIKGDIETLMEFNLRLIGRQHLLNGTIVNHVDFDDTFEIFSHVESFVNGEWKASPMAVRLKVCAFMDRIYGKYWESSLKDSNMPIGKEACPFKKGEYHIKNVEFHADNWATYAKRGQNMIELRILKNNITYGGFVSTGFLIDRNI